Part of the Sphingobacterium sp. LZ7M1 genome, GCTATAGTGAAAATGTAAGGCCAGGGGAATTGTACAATACTATGTTTAAGCATTATACACAAGGTATTGGAACATTAGGATATCTTGCCAAATGGAGCCTTTTTGACCAGATTATTATTTCGGAGCCACTATTAGGAGATGATAGGAGCAGTTTGAAATTCTGGAAATCTGAAATCTATAATCCCGATTATTTAATTACCAAGGACGGTCGGTACAAAGGATATCCCTTAAGGACGTTTTCTGGTAATCTATTCCAGAATGGATATTCCGATCACTTTCCCGTATTAATTTATTTGTTAAAAGAGTTAGATTGAATAAAAAAATGAACAACAGGAGAAATTGTTTTCAGAAAAGTTTTACAATAGGATTTGTCCTGTTATTTAGTGTTTTATTAGCCTCGTGCAGCAAAACGGACCTTCAAGGAAGGCAAGTAGTTTCCAAGACTGTTATGGTCTATATGTCAGCAAACAACAACTTAGCTCCGGAAGCTTACGCAAATATCAATCAAATGGAGGCCGGCTATGCAGATTTTGGAGGGAAATTATTAGTTTATGCCAAGGTCTTTGGCCAAAATCCCAAGATTTACGAAATCGTTCATGATGATACCCCACAGATTGTCAGTAAGGTTTTAAAAGATTATCCTGAACACAATGCCTCAGATCCAAATATCATGAGAATGATATTTGAAGATATGGAGCAACTCGGAAAGGCAGAAAGTTATGCGGCCATACTATGGTCCCATGCTACCAATTGGTATCCTGGGAACTCGAAAATGGCAAAAGTCAAATCATTTGGAGACGATAATGGGGAGACCATGGATGTAATGGACCTAAAAAGAGCTTTGCCAAGGAATTTAGAATATTTGATTTTTGATGCCTGCTCGATGGGTTCTGTGGAGGTTCTGTATGAATTAAAAGATATTGTTCCCTATGTATTAGCTTCCCCAACAGAGGTCATCAGTGTTGGTCTGCCATATGACAAGATCATTGGACATTTTTTTGATAAGAATGTGGAAAAAGGACTCATAAAGGCAGCACAGCTTTACTTTGATTTTTACAATAACCAGAAGGGATTGTTCCGTTCAGCTAGTTATTCCTTAATAAATATGAAAGAGATGACCAATTTGGCTAAGACCATGGAAAGTGTTATCCAAACTGGAAAATATGGGCAAGTTTCCAGGAATGATGTGCAGAGGTTGGATCTTGATCCGAATATGGTTTCTACCGTACCTGCATTTGATCTTTTGGATTTCTGCGAGAAAAATTATTCGAAGGAACATGTAGCCATGATTAAGAGTCAAATCGATCGAACTGTCCTCTTTAAGGTTGCAACCCCTCAATTTTTAGGAACAGCAATTAATTCTTTCTCTGGGGTGTCCTGTTATATTCCTGCACAATCGGAGAATGAATTTGCTAAATATTATCAAGGATTAGCTTGGAATTCAGCTTCATCCTATTTTAAACTATTCCATTGGATATCATAAATATCACATAATTACTACTTGTTTTTTTAAAGGAGTTCATAGGATACTATGGCTCCTTTTTTCATTGTTTCCAAAATAGTAAATATTGCGATTACGAGGTGGGCAAAATTTTGTAATTCATAAATAAAAAAGGGGACCAAGTCCCCTTTTATCTTAATTTTCTTCTTCTTCGTTGCCTCCAAACAATCCCAGCTGCCCATTGGTATCGATTTGGATATCATCAGGGTTGGTGATTTCAAAAGGAATATCATCCGGTTCAGCAGGTTTTGGTTGCTTCGGTTTTTCTGGTTCTACTGTTGTTTTTTCAGACTTGACTTCCTTCTCGACCATAGCCTGTGTTTCAGGTGCTGCGATCTCATTTTCCTCAGTTTCTTGTGAGGTTGAAAGGTCCTTTTCTTCAGAAAGAAGCTTAATCTTTTGTACCGTATGGAATGATAACCTATTACCTTGCGCTTTCATTCCTTTCACATCTACGATTTCATTTAATTCCTGCTCTAGATGTTCGTGGGTCTGGGATTTACCTTTCAGGATATCCAGAGAAACGATTGGTGTGTCATTGTTGGTCAACAGAACCAATTTGCTTTCTTCAGGAATGAAACGAACTCGTTTTCCTACTGGATTATCATCAAAGTTGAATCTCTTGACAAAGTAGGTTCCAGATTTACTGTCCTGATGGATGGCCGTATAGATTTGTTCAGGAATGAATTTCTCTAGACGGATCATTTTCTCGTCGAAGTGATTGTTCAGGTCAAAGTTGCTCAACTCATAGGTTCCATCGTTGACAACCATTAAGATTTTGTCATCACCATCGAATTCGCCCAAGAACTTACCTCGATTATCGGCATTCAAGCGTTTTAGGAT contains:
- a CDS encoding clostripain-related cysteine peptidase is translated as MSANNNLAPEAYANINQMEAGYADFGGKLLVYAKVFGQNPKIYEIVHDDTPQIVSKVLKDYPEHNASDPNIMRMIFEDMEQLGKAESYAAILWSHATNWYPGNSKMAKVKSFGDDNGETMDVMDLKRALPRNLEYLIFDACSMGSVEVLYELKDIVPYVLASPTEVISVGLPYDKIIGHFFDKNVEKGLIKAAQLYFDFYNNQKGLFRSASYSLINMKEMTNLAKTMESVIQTGKYGQVSRNDVQRLDLDPNMVSTVPAFDLLDFCEKNYSKEHVAMIKSQIDRTVLFKVATPQFLGTAINSFSGVSCYIPAQSENEFAKYYQGLAWNSASSYFKLFHWIS